The sequence CCCGGGTACGGCACTGGGAGCAGGGGGGTCAGACCGCGCTCGGCCATTAAAGCCCGCGCTTCTCGCTCTGTGTACTTCATCGCACCACTGCACGGGCGACACGGCAGCTGTTTCGAGTTCGGTGAGGCGAAGTTTCGGAAGAACGGCTCCCCAGGCAGGCCACAGTGCTCACAGTGGCCAGGCCACCGCTTCTCTGCCCCGGGGAACCTACCCTCTGGTATCCAACCCCTTGCACGAGCGCGCCGCTCGGCCTCTTCATGTGTCAGAGCAGCTGGCATCGCGTCAACTCCTTGCATTCTCTGGCCTGGATGCTTGCACGCCGCTCTGACAGATCTGTGCTGGGTGGGTATCGCGTGCCGACCACGGATGGGAGAACGCGCCCGTCCGCACAGGTGACAGCACCCGCGCCAGCCTCCCGTTGGCCGGCACTCAGGCGGCGCGGTCCTTCACCGGGTAGAGCTTGGCGTGGAGCACCCGCACTTCCCGCCACGGATCGTCTGGGCCCAAGACCAGGGCGGCGACCTGCTCGCGCTTGGTCGGCGCGGGCAGCACCAGCGGCCCGAGCCGCTTCTCCTGGCGCTCGTGCTCGCAGCCGGGGCACTCCAGCCGGTCGGGGCCGGCCTTCTCCGTCAGCTCCAGTTCCGAGTCCTCGTCGCCCCCGATCGAGCCCCGGCATGTCCAGCACGGGCGCAGCCCAGCGTTCGCCGCCCGGACCGCCTCCGATGGAAGCCGCAGACAGTCCCGGGCGGCGCCTGCACCAGAAGCGTCGGCGCGCTCCGGCTGGCGGACGCGGGGGTGAAACGCTCCCGGGAGCGCGTCGCCGAGTCCTATCGTGAGCATTTCCTGTGCAGTTGAGCTTAGGAGTAAGGGATGCCCGTGTTCCGGATCGGATCGCGTCTATACCGGACAAAGGGGGAGGCTGAGAAGGCGGTACAGGCTGTGCTGCATGGTCACCCGGTCGGAACCGTGCTGTCCGGCGAAGACTTCGAGCTCGTGCGGGATCTCCTCGCCATGCACCATGAGGCGACCGACAAGATCGGTGTGGGCGTGGCGGACATCCGCATCGCTCCGCCCTTGATCGGTAGGTTTCCGGGTTTCGAGGTGATCCGGGAGGACGGCAGCACCATCGACTTCTCGTACAAGACCTGCCTGAAAGCCCCCAGCCTCGACTCGCAAGTACGTAACGTGCTGCGTATGGAGGTCGATGACTTGACCACCGCGTACCTGGCCCAACGTGTGTCCAGCGGGACTTTGGTATCCGATGAGTCCGGAGTGCCGTTGAGTACGGAGAACCTGCATGTGAGCTACTTCCGCGGCCCGTCGTTCAACGACATCAGCCAGACCTTCGCCGAGAGCGAGGGCGGCTGGGGAAGCATCGGAATGACTCCATCGACTGCTCAGGGCCTTGGCGAGCTGGTCGATCGGGGGCAGGCCGGGCGCTGGCGCGAACACTGGACGGAGCATGCCCAACTCGGGCTGCTGACGCCGGAAGAGAACCGCCGACGCCCGAGGACGCGGTAGTTCACGGTCCTCCCCCACGCGATGGCCGCCTCCAAGACCGCGTCGCGCGCGGCTGTCGTGCCCCAGTCACGCACCGGAGTAAGCACCTATCCGTGCAGGTCGCAGGGCGCGGCAGCACCCGCGCGACAGAGGACCGCGACAGCCGCGCGGCGGCCAGCACTCAGGCGGCGCGGTCCTTCACCGGGTAGAGCTCGGCGTGCAGCACCCGCACCTCCCACTACGGATCGTCCAGGCCGGAGATCAGGGCGGCCACCCGCTCACGCTCGGTCGCGACGACCGGCACCGAATCGTCGTACTCGCGCCAGCCGTCCCCGTCGTTGTCGTCCAGCCGGACGGTCCACCAGGAGCCGCGCCTCCCCCTGCCTGCTGACAAGCCCTGACGATCGACGCCGCGCGGGCGTCATTCTGGTACTTCCAGTAGACCCACCATCTGCGAACAGAGCGAGGACGGGCGCCGCATCTGCGGCCTACGAAGGCTGGACAGCAATTCGGCGGCGTGACCAGGAGCTGGGGGTGGGCAGGTTCCCGTTGACGACGATCGCCGCCACCAGGGAGGGGGCCTCCGGGTTGTCGAGCCCGTGGAGGGCTGGCTGCAGGGTGAACAGGTAGTTCTCCGGTACGCCGATGGGCGAGGACTTCTTGCTCATGTCCAAGATGCACAAGATGGACAGGCGCGCGCCGTCTGCCGCCGCGTACTGGGTGGGCTGCCCCATGTACTTCGGCGCAGTGGCCTGGGAGACGGGTGTCTTGCGTTCCACTTTCAGTTCCGCGGTGATCCCGTCGTGCCGCACGTCGAGGAAGCCGAGCGCCAACGGTGTCCCGCGTTCGAGCCGGCCGCCGAGTTCGGGCTCCGCCTGCAGTTGGGCGTATAGGTCGTCGTGGAACTTCCGCTCGGTGACATGGGTGCCGCGCTTGTACTGCTTGTTCCAGGTCATCACCAGGCCGACACGGCAGATCGCGGTGAACAGGCGGCAGAACGCCTGCAGGTGGGCGTCGTCGTAGCCGGCCTGGTGGAGGCGTTCGTACAAGGCGAGCAGCCGCTCGTCGAAGACGGGGAAGTCGGTCAGGAAGTCTCTGGAAGCGTCGAAGGGCCGGCAGCGGATCTCGCGGTGCCCGGCAACGTCGAGGTCCTCGACGACCGGCTGGCCGTCCTTGGTGCCGCGCCAGCGCAGCCGGACCAGGAACGGAGGGGCCGGCCGCCCCGCGGGTAGGCCGAACCGCAGGATGAGGGTGCCTGTCGCGCTGAAGGTCTCCTGCGCTAGGTCGGTGGGGCGCCGCCAGGTGTAAGTGGGGGTCTCCGCCTCGGCCGGGGTGAACCGGCTGAGCAGGTCGGCTTCAAGGACCTGGGCCCAGTCCGGCCACGGTCCGGGCTGCACGTCGAGCCGCAATTCGTACACGGTGGTGGGGCGTAGCACCTGGGGGCCGGTGATGAGGTGGTCGTCGATGCTGGCCAGGACGACGGCCACTTCGGCCTGTGGGGCGGCTTCTGGGGTGGGCTGGTGGGATGTGCGCACTCGTCGCGGTCCGCGGGTGACGGACAGGGGCAGGAGCAAGGCGGCCCAGGCGGCGAGGGCGCCGGTGACAGCACTGCCGTCGGTGATCGTCGCGGCGTGTGCGAGGGCGGCGAGGAGCGGGCCGGCAAGGGGGTCCTGTTCGTCGAATCGCTCCCGCACCTGGTCGGTGAGCATCTCCGCGCGGCGGCGTACGGCTTGGGCGCGGGCGCTGACGGTGGTGTGGTCGGCGTCGAGTTCGGCGGCGTCGAGTTCCAGCAGTTGGCAGGCCAGAGCGGTGAGCCCCGCGAAGTGGCGGAGATAGTCGGCCGTGGCGGTGTTGTGCGGGGCGGAGGCCTTCAGGTCGGCGGTTGCCTTCTGAAGGAGCTGGGCGCGGTGGCGTTGGGCTGCGGCCGGGTCCTGGCCCGGTCCCGCCGCAGTCTCCACGATCGTCTTCAGGGCGGGCGACAGTGCGGCCAAGGTGGTACGGCCAGAGAGGAGGTAGCGCATGGTGATGCGGGTCCGTGCCTGGTCCGCGAGCTTCAGATCGTCGCCGGGGACGGCTGCGTCGAGGGCGTCGGCTGCCTGGGCGAGCGCGGTGGCCGCCTGGTCGACCTGCTCCGACCCGTCGACCACGGCGGCGTCGAACGCTGCTGCCGCAGCGACGAGTTGGATCACCGCTTGGTGCGGGCGGTAGGCGGGGGTGGAAGGGGTTACTGCCGCGACGGCGGTCATGATGGCTGCCGCGTCGGCGGGGCGGGCGGCCCGCCAGGGCAACTTCGGCGAACTCGGCAGCGCCGAGCGGGCGCTCTGGGGCCAGTTCGACGGCCGCGGCCTTCAGGTCCTCGACGGGAAGGCCGTCCAGGCCAGGGCCGCAGTCCAGCAGCGCGCACAGCTCGTCGTCGCCGCCGTTGTTGAAGCGGTCGTTGATCCTCAGGTCACGGGCCTGTCGCAAGCGCAGCGCGGCCATCGCGGTGATGCGGGTGGTCGCAGGCAGCCAGGGGCGCTGCAGGGCTTCCTCGAGGTCGTAGCCATCGAGGTCGGCGGCACGGTCGAGGATGATCTGGTCGACGCTGGCGCGCAGGTCCTCGCTGCCGGTTCGGGCCAGCTCCGAGAGCGCGTCCATCGACTTCTTCAGCGTCCCCGCGTGCTGTCGGGCGTCGACCCCCTGGCAGATCTCCAAGGCGTAGCGGAGAAGGCTGTAGCGGTCGGCGTCGCTCCACTCAAGGTTGACTGCGGCGCCGAGGAGAGCGTCGATGACCACGACGTGGCGGTCCGGCAACAGTGCGGGCAGGAGGTCGGCCAGGCTAGACGGGAGCGAGTGGCTGGCCCCGATCTTCGCCCACGCCGACAGCGCGGCCCCGCGCAGCGATGCGTCGACGTCGACGAGGTAGGAGTGGAGCACGGGGAGGATGGCGTGCAGGACGGCCGGCTCCTGCCCATGTCGCTGCCCGAGGTCTCCCAGCCCTGGCAGCAGCCACCACGCCACGGCGCTGCCGCGCTGGCTCGCTCGCTCGTCCGCGATCGTCTCAATCAGGGCGGAGCTCACACCGGCGGCGTCCACGCGGGCAACGGACTCGATCGCGCGGAGCAGGCACTGCCCGGTCGAACGCAAGGCAATCCGGCGGGACTGCCGCTCCAGGTGGTGCAGAACGGCCGCCGAGGGACTGGTAGCGGTCTGGAGAGCTGCTCCGGCGGTGCCCGCGGCCAGATCCTCGTCGGAACTTATGAGGAGCAGGACGGCGCCGAGGAGCGCCGGAAGCTGGTCGCGCGCCCACTCGGGATGCAGTTCGGCGAGGCTCTTGATCAGCTCAGCAGCTGCCGTGCGTACTTCGTCTCCCCAATCCCCGCTGGCGCGGGTCAACGATTTGGACAGCAGGGCGTCGTAGATGTCCCGGCGGCGTTGCGGCTCGAGGACAGGGTCGCGCGAGGTGCGCCACCGGTCATGGGGGTCGATCAGGCGCTCCGCCTGCTGGAGGACACCGAAGAGGCGCTCGCGGTGCTCGGCTCCCACACCGTGGCCAATAGCCTCCACCTGGTCGGTGACGTCTCCTGCGTCGAGGACGAGCATGGTCGCCAGCGCCTGCTGGGCGGTGGTGGTGGACTGTTGGTCGAATCGGTCCGCGTTGCCCACGCCCAGGCTCAGCAGCAGCGGCCTCACCAGCGGCGCCACGAGCGCCGGATGGGTCTGGGCGAGCGCCGTGATCGCGCTCGAGGCCGCGCACCGCCGACTGTCCCTTGTGGCGGCATCGGGTGCAGGGGCGGCGGCGCTGCCCGGCGGGAGGATGAATCCGGCCGGTGGGACGGGCTGGGGGAGCATGCGCTTCAGCACTTTCACCACCCGCTCCGGCGCGATGTCCGCTGCCGCGCGCAGGCCGCTCGCGTCCCCCGCACCACCGGCGCGCGGCGAGGTGATGTGATCCTGCGGGGACTCGGCGAGTCGGACCAGGGCCTCGATCACCGTCTCGTCCAGGTCCGTTGTCCCGGCCGGCAGCAGGAGGTCGGCCAGGCAGCGGCCGGCGTCCGGAACCGGGGCGCGCCGCAGCGCGGTCATCGCCGCGTCTAGGACGAGTGGGGCAATGTCGTCATCGTGCCGGGCAATGTGCCGCAGCGGGGTCAGCAGGTCGTCAACACCGTGATCGACCACCAGCCTTACCGCCACGTCGATGACAGCGGCGGTGAAGAGGTGCGCGCTGCGCTCCGCGAGGGCGTTCAGCCGTCGCCTCGCCGCGTCCCGTGCCGTGACGTCGAAGTCTGCGGCCGGATCGGCGTCCAGGACACCGATGTCGTCCAGGGCACTCGCCATGGCCGGATCGACGCCGACCCGCAGGCTCCGCCGGCGCTCGACCCGCTGCTCCCAGTCGGCGTGAGCTTGGCGCGTGCGCTCCTCGGCCGCGTCCCTCGCCCGAGCGGCCTTGGCCTTCCGCTCGTCCATGAGGGTCGCCAGGTTCGGGACGTCACCGGTCGGGTCGCGTAGCTCGCAGCCGACGCAGTGCTGGTCGTAGAACTCCCCCACGACCAGCTCCAGGTTCACACTCGCGCCGCCGATGGCCACGGGACAGCCGACCTGGCGCATGTTGATCGGAAGGCCGGTCGCGGCCTCCGCGTACCCCTGCCCGCCACACGGGGTGAACGTCATGCGCAGGCAGTGACGCCGCGCCATCTCGATCAGCTGCGCGTTGGCGTTCCCCACCCGCACCGCGTCGTCGAACGCCCCTTGTGAGTCTCCAGCCATATCATCAGTCTTGCAGCCACCACCGACACACCGAGCCATCCGACCTACGGGCAGCGCCACGGGCGAGACGGCGAGCAGGAGCGGCGCCGCTGTCCAGCGCGGACCGGACCAACCGATCTTGCACCCCCGGCACCCGGGCGGGGGTGATCAGCTTAGGTCGAAGTCGTTGGGGTCGAAGTCGAAGTCGTCGGCGGTGAAGCCGCCGTAGCCGGCGCCACCGTTAAAATAGTCCGCGAGGGCCTGACCGACGATCTGCCGCACCTCGCCCTCGTCCTCGGCGAGGGCCAGGGCGGCGGCCTGCTCGCCCGTCAGGTTCAGCTGGATGTCGCGGGCCCGGACGGCGTCCGAGCCGCGGATCTCGAAGCTCACGGCGCGGCCGACCCGGGCCCCGACCCCGGAGACCGTGCCGCGCTGGGCCAGCTGCTTGGCCTTGCGCTCCCGGCCCCGCTCGGTGGTCTGCACATCGACCGCCTCGCGCTGCAGCCGCTCGGCGTCCTCCCCCTTGGGGTGGCGGGTGCCGTCGATCCAGCGGAGCACCGTGCGCGGCACGACGCCGTAGGCGGCGGCCATGGCCTTGGTGTTCCCGCCGTACTTGCGCTCCCGCACCTGGCCGGCCTGCGTCGTGGACTGCACCGGCGCCTTCCGGGAGGGGAACAGCGCCTCACGCACCCGGCCGAACAACCCCTTGCCCGCCATCAGTTCCCGCCTTCCTCAATGTCGGTGCCGGCCTGCTCCTGCCGGAGCGCGATGCCGTCGGTGGTGTAGTGGTGGACCAGCTTGGAGGGGTGCTCCCGGCGCTCCATCACCTCGACCACGGCCGCCAGCGGGATCGAGGACTCGTGCTTGTGGCTGCCCGGCGCGATGCCCAGGCGCAGCGCGCCGGGGACCGGGGTGCCGTCCTCCTTGACCGGCAGGAGCTCCAGCGGGGAGGGGTCGTCGGCGGCGTACAGGTACGAGTCGACGTTGACCGCGAAGGGGGCCCGGCCGGTGAGCTGGAAGGTCTTGCGCAGGCGGCGGTGGGCGGCGATGCGGGCGGCGGCGATGATGTGGAAGCGCAGCTCGGGGCGGTAGGACCAGGCGGCGGCGATCTTCTCCAGCCACGTGGCGTCGTCGAGGTGGCGGGCCGAGTCGGCCCACTTGCCGATCCCGCCCTTGTAGATGGACTTGTAGAGCCCGGCGAGGACCAGGGCGTCCGCGCGGACCGGGTCACCTCCGGTGTCCTTGTGGACCGCGTAGGCGGCCAGGAACTCGGTCGGGCTCTGGCCGTCGGTCAGGCCAAGGTCGGCGTAGGCGCGCTTGTACCCGGCGCGGATCCGGCCGGTCCACTCCTTGAGCAGCGGAGCGGTATGCGTGCTGAGGTACGCCACGGTGATGGTGGCCGGGTCGAAGCCGTAGGTGGTGGCCATGTAGGCGACGGTCGGGGTGGCGTACCAGCCGGGTCCGGTGGGGGGCTGGCCGTGGAAGGTCGCCGGGTGCGGCAGCAGGGGGTCGGTCTCGGTGGTGGTGAAGTCGCACCACCACAGGCCGGCGGTCTTGCCGTCCCAGGCCGGGTGCTCCACGTACTGGTACGGGCCGATCGGCAGGCGCAGGGAGTCGGTGACGGACAGGTAGGAGGCGCAGACGTCGACCGCGACCGCCCACGGGCGGGCGGCCTCGTCGGGGGTGAGCTCGCGGGCCCACCACTTGTAGTCCTCCTCCTCGCACAGCGCCTCACCGCGCGAGAGCAGCTCGCGGGTGAGCGGGTGGCGGGCGCCGGCGGCCGGGGGCACGCACAGGTCCCCGGTCGGCAGGGCGCCCTCGCGCAGATGCGAGGACCACTCCCCCGTCACCTGGTCCCGGGTCCACTCCACCCGGGGTCGCACCGCGTCCAGGAGCAGCATCGCGGTGGAGGCGGTGGTCGCGCCGGGGGCGACACCGAGGTCGGTGGTGAAGGCGCGGTAGCGGCGGGCCAGGGTGAGCCCATCCTTGGCGCCGTCGGGGGCGGTGGCCAGCGGGGCGGCCAGCGCGCTGACGGCCTGCTGGCGGCCGTCGCCCTGGCCCAGCCACGGCGCGATGGTGACCCGCA comes from Streptomyces sp. TLI_053 and encodes:
- a CDS encoding DCL family protein — its product is MPVFRIGSRLYRTKGEAEKAVQAVLHGHPVGTVLSGEDFELVRDLLAMHHEATDKIGVGVADIRIAPPLIGRFPGFEVIREDGSTIDFSYKTCLKAPSLDSQVRNVLRMEVDDLTTAYLAQRVSSGTLVSDESGVPLSTENLHVSYFRGPSFNDISQTFAESEGGWGSIGMTPSTAQGLGELVDRGQAGRWREHWTEHAQLGLLTPEENRRRPRTR
- a CDS encoding helix-turn-helix transcriptional regulator, with translation MSDDLFDSVDALLAAVNTGLPLPAERARLRLAAGLTPAQIAAALRVDSALVKGWEDGSAVPGPDIAPAYARLLAGLAERFPAAQPAAAPGPAVPQAFTAPAPAQEATDGLVVPLLDQNPDGSLVMGPAAPCVQCGQPSVYRAQGRPMHLGGFCRPAAPAPEAAATAVQQPVPAPADQAPTASAPAAPASVASAPVRPAPTTSPAPTAKARPATSRPASRPAAPRSSGPTAAPSAAAARWWPAVALDVADGGGWVLDVPQVPAPAGTKLGDWFAWLGTGLPLRVDRSHPAGRGGDGMVCLTAAALKQLGLPTALPTTEKALTALHTKLVKAAATVGMEISDQIGPSFHVFRRAGSAGGPKTSVRVTIAPWLGQGDGRQQAVSALAAPLATAPDGAKDGLTLARRYRAFTTDLGVAPGATTASTAMLLLDAVRPRVEWTRDQVTGEWSSHLREGALPTGDLCVPPAAGARHPLTRELLSRGEALCEEEDYKWWARELTPDEAARPWAVAVDVCASYLSVTDSLRLPIGPYQYVEHPAWDGKTAGLWWCDFTTTETDPLLPHPATFHGQPPTGPGWYATPTVAYMATTYGFDPATITVAYLSTHTAPLLKEWTGRIRAGYKRAYADLGLTDGQSPTEFLAAYAVHKDTGGDPVRADALVLAGLYKSIYKGGIGKWADSARHLDDATWLEKIAAAWSYRPELRFHIIAAARIAAHRRLRKTFQLTGRAPFAVNVDSYLYAADDPSPLELLPVKEDGTPVPGALRLGIAPGSHKHESSIPLAAVVEVMERREHPSKLVHHYTTDGIALRQEQAGTDIEEGGN